In one Candidatus Krumholzibacteriia bacterium genomic region, the following are encoded:
- a CDS encoding PGPGW domain-containing protein — protein sequence MAERTQRTWAYRVVRRVVIAVIGGTIVLLGVAMLVLPGPGLLTIVGGLAVLGLEFAFARRWLARAKESTRQAADKARDRWRAGKGDGGA from the coding sequence ATGGCGGAACGAACACAACGAACCTGGGCCTACCGCGTCGTGCGCCGCGTGGTGATCGCGGTGATCGGCGGCACCATCGTGCTGCTGGGTGTGGCGATGCTGGTGTTGCCTGGCCCGGGGTTGCTCACCATTGTCGGCGGGCTTGCCGTGCTGGGACTCGAGTTTGCCTTCGCGCGCCGCTGGCTCGCGCGCGCAAAGGAGAGCACCCGTCAGGCGGCCGACAAGGCGCGGGACCGCTGGCGGGCCGGCAAGGGGGACGGCGGAGCCTAG
- a CDS encoding aminotransferase class I/II-fold pyridoxal phosphate-dependent enzyme — protein sequence MATLPMDRLGLSLADVLTVEPYADGWRPVAERIAARHGLGPENVVTTHACSMANHLVFAAFVEPGDDVLLESPVYEPLAKLVAYFGARAVALPRREENGWRLDPGDVRRALTTKTSLVVLSNLHNPTGAHEDDTALAEIAQAAANAGAHVLVDEVYLEFLCAAGVRSAARLAPNVVATSSMTKVYGLDALRFGWVLAEAAVAERIRRLNDLFSGDTAHPSARIAFHALASADALLDNANALLMPNIDIVDQFVRGNERLSWVKPRAGTCGLVRVAGIDRETLSETLHRDHGVAIVPGRFFDAPHHVRLAWSIETSDLREALTRIGAALAALS from the coding sequence GTGGCTACGCTTCCCATGGACCGGCTGGGCCTCTCCCTGGCCGACGTGCTCACCGTGGAGCCGTACGCCGACGGCTGGCGCCCGGTGGCGGAGCGCATTGCCGCGCGACACGGTCTCGGGCCTGAGAACGTGGTCACCACCCACGCATGCTCCATGGCCAACCACCTGGTGTTCGCGGCGTTCGTCGAGCCCGGTGACGACGTGCTGCTGGAATCTCCCGTCTATGAGCCGCTCGCGAAGCTGGTGGCGTACTTCGGCGCGCGCGCGGTTGCGCTGCCGCGCCGCGAGGAAAACGGCTGGCGCCTAGATCCCGGCGACGTGCGGCGCGCGCTCACCACGAAGACGTCGCTGGTGGTGCTCTCCAACCTGCACAACCCCACCGGCGCGCACGAGGATGATACCGCGCTCGCGGAGATTGCGCAGGCCGCCGCGAATGCCGGCGCACACGTGCTGGTGGACGAGGTGTACCTGGAGTTTCTGTGCGCCGCGGGTGTGCGCAGCGCGGCGCGGCTTGCGCCCAACGTGGTGGCGACCAGCAGCATGACCAAGGTCTACGGCCTCGACGCGCTGCGCTTCGGCTGGGTGCTGGCGGAGGCCGCCGTTGCCGAGCGCATCCGCCGTCTCAACGACCTGTTCTCCGGCGACACCGCGCACCCCAGCGCGCGCATCGCGTTTCACGCGCTCGCATCCGCTGACGCACTGCTCGACAACGCCAACGCGCTGCTCATGCCCAACATCGACATTGTGGATCAATTCGTGCGCGGGAACGAGCGCCTGTCGTGGGTGAAACCGCGCGCGGGAACCTGCGGGCTGGTGAGGGTGGCGGGAATCGACCGCGAGACGCTCAGCGAAACCCTGCACCGCGACCACGGCGTGGCCATCGTGCCCGGCCGCTTCTTCGATGCCCCGCACCACGTCCGCCTGGCGTGGAGCATCGAGACCAGCGATCTCCGGGAAGCGTTGACGCGAATCGGTGCCGCACTCGCCGCGCTTTCCTAG
- a CDS encoding T9SS type A sorting domain-containing protein, which produces MAPGDVVLTIVPAGTWKFGTRGGRLLLESGGIAVFSTDDEGNLVERLNTAGGTKSLLPAGGVGMVQEGAPGGTRYPSPRADDDHDGRIDEDPLDRIDNDHDGKIDEDFAAIGDVMAVVKYGAAEGGAVAVRQEVYAWSLSHINRMVASALVIRNTGNVVLPGLRIGVTLVPGAAIADNRLLARSKQGVSGDYTTASVMLRGNDESLAVLLVAQAGEAMAEWDVRDDGENVVAVSPVLTDLAPGQSATVYLALVAAPADETQATRAVQAARRTVLGDGTARMIPPPVALTSHNQDLAPEMGDIPVSLNGAPVVDAFWLKAGKLDEILLTGSPNPFRDAISIDYEIPTSVVDEDGVEHTLSGAAVATSVKVYNVTGRLIATLVESTHGPGRYRTGWTAQSDDGGTVASGVYYVKLTIGKRSVTKRLVQLK; this is translated from the coding sequence GTGGCCCCGGGCGACGTGGTGCTCACCATCGTGCCCGCCGGAACGTGGAAGTTCGGTACGCGGGGTGGACGCCTGCTGCTGGAGAGCGGCGGCATCGCCGTTTTCAGCACGGATGACGAGGGCAACCTGGTCGAGCGGCTCAACACGGCGGGTGGAACGAAGTCGCTGCTGCCTGCGGGCGGCGTGGGTATGGTGCAGGAGGGTGCACCCGGTGGCACGCGCTATCCGTCGCCGCGCGCGGACGACGACCACGATGGCAGAATCGACGAGGACCCGCTGGATCGCATCGACAACGACCACGACGGCAAGATCGACGAGGACTTTGCCGCCATCGGCGACGTCATGGCGGTGGTGAAGTACGGCGCCGCGGAGGGTGGTGCTGTTGCCGTACGCCAGGAGGTGTACGCGTGGTCGTTGTCGCACATCAATCGCATGGTGGCCTCCGCCCTGGTGATTCGAAACACCGGCAACGTGGTTCTGCCGGGGCTGCGCATCGGCGTAACCCTGGTTCCCGGCGCCGCCATCGCGGACAACAGGCTGCTGGCACGCAGCAAACAGGGTGTGAGTGGTGACTACACGACCGCCAGTGTAATGCTCCGTGGCAACGACGAGTCGCTCGCCGTGCTGTTGGTTGCACAGGCCGGGGAAGCAATGGCGGAATGGGATGTTCGTGACGACGGCGAGAACGTGGTTGCCGTGTCGCCGGTGTTGACCGACCTGGCACCCGGTCAGTCCGCAACCGTCTACCTGGCCCTGGTGGCAGCGCCCGCGGATGAGACCCAGGCCACGCGCGCCGTGCAGGCGGCGCGTCGCACCGTGCTGGGCGATGGGACCGCGCGCATGATTCCGCCGCCGGTGGCGCTCACCAGCCACAACCAGGATCTCGCGCCCGAAATGGGTGACATACCCGTTTCCTTGAACGGAGCCCCGGTGGTCGACGCGTTCTGGCTCAAGGCCGGCAAGCTCGACGAGATCCTGCTCACCGGATCGCCCAATCCTTTCCGCGACGCCATCTCGATCGACTACGAGATCCCGACCAGCGTCGTGGACGAGGACGGCGTGGAACACACCCTGTCCGGCGCGGCGGTGGCGACGAGCGTCAAGGTGTACAACGTGACCGGGCGGCTGATCGCAACGCTGGTTGAGTCCACGCACGGCCCGGGGCGTTACCGCACCGGCTGGACCGCGCAGAGCGACGACGGCGGCACCGTGGCCAGCGGCGTGTACTACGTCAAACTCACCATCGGCAAACGCAGCGTGACCAAGCGCCTGGTGCAGCTGAAGTAG
- a CDS encoding redox-sensing transcriptional repressor Rex — protein MRLKMEKISEFTVRRLSNYFRILLELEKSGTPTVSSQRLAELGGITSAQVRKDLSYFGNFGTRGLGYSVSELKAAIMEILGLNHQWTMALFGAGSLGQALFYHQGFRDDGFFFRHVFDIDDKRVGGKWLDVEISHQRHAEEVLRRDPVAIAVIATPPAAAQDIADILVRAGTRGILNFAPTQLAVPEDVSLRNVNLAVALESLSFFLSQE, from the coding sequence GTGAGACTCAAGATGGAGAAGATATCCGAGTTCACGGTCCGGCGGCTTTCCAACTACTTCCGGATTCTGCTGGAACTGGAGAAGTCCGGCACGCCCACCGTGTCCTCACAACGTCTGGCCGAGCTGGGCGGCATCACCAGTGCGCAGGTGCGCAAGGACCTGTCGTACTTCGGCAACTTCGGCACGCGCGGGCTGGGCTACAGCGTGTCCGAATTGAAGGCGGCCATCATGGAGATCCTGGGGCTCAACCACCAGTGGACCATGGCGCTCTTCGGCGCCGGGTCGCTGGGCCAGGCGCTCTTCTATCACCAGGGTTTCCGCGACGACGGCTTCTTCTTCCGCCACGTGTTCGACATCGACGACAAGCGTGTCGGCGGCAAGTGGTTGGACGTGGAGATCTCGCACCAGCGCCACGCCGAAGAGGTGCTGCGGCGCGACCCGGTGGCCATTGCGGTCATCGCCACGCCGCCGGCCGCGGCCCAGGATATCGCCGACATCCTGGTGCGCGCGGGCACGCGCGGTATTCTCAATTTTGCGCCCACCCAGCTCGCGGTCCCGGAGGATGTTTCCCTCCGCAACGTGAATCTGGCGGTTGCGCTGGAGAGTCTGAGTTTCTTTCTTTCGCAGGAATGA
- a CDS encoding protein kinase — protein sequence MIGTVVSHYRILSKIGEGAQGEVYLAEDLELGRRVAIKFLPFRLSGDQHALARFQREARAAAAINHQNVVTIHEFGVHVDQPYIIMEFVEGTPLSGVIRNGRLLVRRAVEIARAVCDGLAEVHRAGIVHRDIKPENIHIDKAGRVRILDFGLALRGELPTLTDEKALVGTILYMSPEQARGEDLDLRSDIFSLGVVLYEMLGGRRPFGGSHPAVVLNAIVNTTPEPVERLNTHVRESTARVVQKAMAKDPAHRFGSAEAMGKALRQAEGFEARIRRLFRKRLFKIALRAGAVALVVGLAWTGWNIIHHREPESLVVLPFVNMSADPEQEFFVDGMTDLLITRLAQIKDLKVISRTSSMTEKGRKRPLREIADDFRVRYVVEGAVLRSGDEVRITAQLIDAVDDIHMWAGSYDAPTSGDIIALQSQLATKIVREVSVRITPDEQARLKTSGAVDPGALDAYLRGRDSFNRRTPADVAAAIEWFDLAIAFDSTFAPPLAGLAACHIIRGMWNWDKATVAFPNAREASERALRLDPLLAEAHASLAMVQLFFDWDWTAAETSFRTAIGLEPSNAIAYHWYGLCFMMLGRYDRAIEQQMKAVDLDPNSPIMRTILAQAYDMKGQYEQATREIERVLDMYPEFGLAWFVRSWIAYHEHRYPDAIEYARKARALRVERAEVPMLASMVKLGDDQAARDVLADLFKQERVQYHTLAAMYAYYGNIDRALDLTEQAIQAHEWFVVGLRCRWMEPLRDNPRFQKLLREQVPIRGL from the coding sequence ATGATCGGGACGGTGGTTTCCCACTACAGGATTCTGAGCAAGATCGGGGAAGGTGCCCAGGGCGAGGTGTACCTGGCCGAGGACCTGGAGCTCGGCCGGCGGGTTGCCATCAAGTTCCTGCCCTTTCGCCTGTCGGGAGATCAACACGCCCTCGCCCGCTTTCAACGCGAGGCCCGGGCCGCCGCCGCAATCAACCACCAGAACGTCGTCACCATCCACGAGTTCGGTGTCCATGTGGACCAGCCTTATATCATCATGGAGTTCGTCGAAGGCACGCCACTTTCCGGCGTGATCCGCAACGGACGTCTCCTGGTGCGACGCGCGGTCGAGATAGCCCGGGCGGTGTGCGACGGCCTCGCCGAGGTTCATCGCGCAGGAATCGTGCATCGAGACATCAAGCCGGAGAACATCCATATCGACAAGGCCGGCCGCGTGCGCATCCTTGATTTCGGGCTCGCGCTGCGTGGCGAGCTGCCCACGTTGACGGACGAGAAGGCCCTGGTGGGCACCATCCTCTACATGTCACCGGAGCAGGCGCGTGGTGAGGATCTGGACCTTCGCTCCGATATTTTTTCCCTCGGTGTTGTTCTATACGAAATGTTGGGCGGGCGGCGGCCGTTCGGCGGTTCTCACCCGGCGGTGGTTCTCAACGCAATCGTGAACACGACACCGGAGCCGGTGGAACGGCTGAACACGCACGTCCGCGAGTCGACCGCGCGCGTGGTGCAGAAGGCCATGGCCAAGGACCCCGCGCACCGCTTCGGGAGTGCGGAAGCGATGGGCAAGGCGCTACGCCAGGCCGAAGGTTTCGAGGCTCGTATCCGGCGTCTTTTCCGGAAGCGCCTCTTCAAGATCGCTCTCCGTGCCGGGGCCGTTGCGCTAGTGGTCGGTCTCGCGTGGACAGGTTGGAACATCATCCATCACCGAGAACCCGAGTCCCTGGTCGTTCTCCCGTTTGTCAACATGTCCGCCGATCCTGAGCAGGAGTTCTTTGTGGATGGGATGACGGATCTTCTTATCACCCGGCTGGCGCAGATCAAGGACCTCAAGGTGATCTCCCGTACATCGTCAATGACCGAAAAGGGAAGGAAACGGCCGCTGCGTGAGATTGCCGATGATTTCCGCGTCCGCTACGTGGTGGAGGGGGCGGTGCTGCGTTCTGGCGATGAAGTCCGCATCACGGCACAGCTCATCGACGCGGTCGACGACATCCACATGTGGGCCGGCAGTTACGACGCCCCGACGTCGGGCGACATCATTGCCCTGCAGTCACAGCTCGCGACAAAGATCGTGCGTGAAGTGAGCGTGCGGATAACACCCGATGAGCAGGCCCGGCTGAAGACCAGCGGGGCGGTGGATCCAGGGGCGCTGGATGCGTACCTGCGCGGTCGCGATTCATTCAACCGTCGCACGCCAGCCGATGTGGCCGCGGCCATCGAGTGGTTCGATCTCGCCATCGCATTTGATTCCACGTTCGCGCCACCCCTGGCCGGCCTCGCCGCCTGCCACATCATTCGCGGCATGTGGAACTGGGATAAGGCCACCGTGGCTTTCCCCAACGCGCGCGAAGCGAGCGAACGCGCGTTACGGTTGGATCCGTTGCTCGCGGAAGCACACGCGTCGCTCGCCATGGTGCAGCTGTTCTTCGATTGGGATTGGACGGCGGCCGAGACCAGTTTTCGCACGGCCATCGGTCTCGAACCCAGCAACGCCATCGCCTACCACTGGTACGGCCTGTGCTTCATGATGCTGGGCCGTTACGACAGGGCCATCGAGCAGCAAATGAAGGCGGTCGATCTGGATCCAAACTCACCCATCATGCGCACCATACTCGCCCAGGCCTACGACATGAAGGGCCAGTACGAACAAGCCACCCGCGAGATCGAACGCGTGCTTGATATGTACCCGGAGTTCGGCCTGGCGTGGTTCGTGCGCTCCTGGATCGCCTACCACGAACACCGCTACCCGGACGCCATCGAGTACGCGCGCAAGGCGCGGGCGTTGCGTGTGGAACGCGCCGAAGTCCCCATGCTGGCGTCCATGGTGAAGCTGGGTGACGACCAGGCCGCAAGAGATGTGCTGGCCGACCTGTTCAAGCAGGAAAGGGTTCAGTACCACACATTGGCTGCCATGTATGCGTACTACGGCAACATCGATCGCGCGCTCGACCTGACCGAACAGGCCATCCAGGCGCACGAGTGGTTCGTTGTGGGACTGCGCTGCCGGTGGATGGAGCCGCTGCGCGACAACCCGCGTTTTCAGAAGCTCCTGCGCGAGCAAGTCCCGATACGCGGTCTCTAG
- the gyrA gene encoding DNA gyrase subunit A yields the protein MSINERIVPIPIEEEMRNSYLNYSMSVIISRALPDVRDGLKPVHRRVLTAMNDLSLSHNRAFRKSAKVTGDVTGNYHPHGTQAVYDTIVRMAQDFALRYPLVDGQGNFGSVDGDPPAAERYTEVRMTSFAEEMLADLEKETVDFGPNYDESRTMPIVLPAKVPNLLVNGATGIAVGMATNIPPHNIREICDASIAVLDNPEIADEELLGVVKGPDFPTAGIVLGRVGIRQAYTTGRGRVVVRARTHVEEAKGDREWIIIDELPYQVNKAMLIERIADLVKDDVISDIADIRDESSREGMRVVIILKRDADVRVVENQLFKHTQMQVTFGIIMLALVNNRPEVLTLRDMIQHWLNHRESVVVRRTKYDLRKAEERAHILEGLRIALDHIDEIVALIRASKDVETARGGLMANFGLTEIQANAILEMRLQRLTGLERQKIEDEYQGLLKLIAELKAILADRKKVLEIIKNEIHEIREKYGDERKTEIVDAGPVDFNIEDLIAEEDMVITISHAGYIKRLPLDAYRQQKRGGRGVTGIKMRDEDFVDNIFIASTHSYILFFTDRGRCHWVKVHEIPEAGRAARGKAIVNLLGLQEGERVTGRVPVSEFREDRFLMLATRKGLVKKTTLSDYGRPRRGGIIAVNLRDGDMLIGAAITNGDQDIVLAKKNGRSIRFHEGDVRAMGRTATGVKGTTLRDNDEVVGMVVVSQGATLLTVTEKGYGKRSPLEEYPVKGRGGIGVINIKTTERNGKVVTIQEVKDNDQMMVITKDGIVIRCPISGISVIGRNTQGVRLINLEEGDRVVDVAHLAVEEEDA from the coding sequence ATGTCGATCAACGAGAGGATCGTGCCCATCCCCATCGAAGAGGAGATGCGCAACTCGTATCTCAACTACTCGATGAGCGTGATCATTTCCCGTGCGCTGCCCGACGTGCGCGACGGACTCAAGCCGGTGCACCGCCGCGTGCTCACGGCGATGAACGATCTCTCGCTCTCGCACAACCGCGCGTTCCGCAAGTCCGCCAAGGTCACCGGTGACGTCACCGGTAACTACCACCCGCACGGCACGCAGGCTGTGTACGACACCATCGTGCGCATGGCGCAGGACTTTGCGCTGCGCTACCCGCTGGTGGACGGCCAGGGCAACTTTGGTTCGGTGGACGGCGATCCCCCGGCGGCGGAGCGGTACACCGAGGTGCGCATGACGTCGTTCGCCGAAGAGATGCTCGCCGATCTCGAGAAGGAGACGGTGGACTTCGGCCCCAACTACGACGAGTCACGCACCATGCCCATTGTGCTTCCGGCCAAGGTGCCCAACCTGCTCGTCAACGGTGCCACCGGCATCGCGGTGGGCATGGCCACCAACATCCCGCCGCACAACATTCGCGAAATTTGCGACGCCAGCATTGCCGTGCTCGACAATCCGGAGATTGCCGACGAAGAACTGCTGGGCGTGGTCAAGGGCCCGGACTTCCCAACCGCCGGCATCGTGCTGGGACGCGTCGGCATTCGCCAGGCCTACACCACCGGCCGTGGCCGTGTGGTGGTGCGCGCGCGCACCCACGTCGAGGAGGCGAAGGGCGACCGCGAGTGGATCATCATCGACGAGCTGCCCTACCAGGTGAACAAGGCCATGCTCATCGAGCGCATCGCCGACCTGGTCAAGGACGACGTCATCAGCGACATCGCCGACATCCGCGACGAGTCGAGCCGCGAAGGCATGCGCGTGGTCATCATTCTCAAGCGCGACGCGGATGTGCGCGTGGTGGAGAACCAGCTCTTCAAGCACACGCAGATGCAGGTCACCTTCGGCATCATCATGCTGGCGCTGGTCAACAACCGGCCTGAGGTGCTGACCCTGCGCGACATGATCCAGCACTGGCTCAACCACCGCGAGTCCGTGGTGGTGCGCCGCACCAAGTACGACCTGCGCAAGGCCGAGGAACGCGCCCACATCCTGGAGGGCCTGCGCATCGCGCTGGACCACATCGACGAGATCGTGGCGCTGATCCGCGCCTCCAAGGACGTCGAGACGGCGCGCGGCGGCCTGATGGCCAACTTCGGCCTCACCGAGATCCAGGCCAACGCCATCCTGGAGATGCGCCTGCAGCGTCTCACCGGCCTCGAGCGCCAGAAGATCGAGGACGAGTACCAGGGCCTGCTCAAGCTGATCGCCGAGCTCAAGGCCATCCTGGCCGACCGCAAGAAGGTGCTCGAGATCATCAAGAACGAGATCCACGAGATCCGCGAGAAGTACGGCGACGAGCGCAAGACCGAGATCGTGGACGCCGGCCCGGTGGACTTCAACATCGAGGACCTGATTGCGGAAGAAGACATGGTGATCACCATCTCGCACGCCGGTTACATCAAGCGGCTCCCGCTGGATGCATACCGCCAGCAGAAGCGCGGCGGGCGCGGCGTCACCGGCATCAAGATGCGCGACGAGGATTTCGTCGACAACATCTTCATCGCCTCGACGCACAGCTACATCCTGTTCTTCACCGATCGCGGGCGTTGCCACTGGGTGAAGGTGCACGAAATTCCCGAGGCGGGGCGTGCGGCGCGCGGCAAGGCCATCGTGAATCTGCTGGGGTTGCAGGAGGGTGAGCGCGTGACCGGGCGCGTGCCGGTGAGCGAATTCCGCGAGGACCGTTTCCTCATGCTCGCCACCCGCAAGGGGCTGGTGAAGAAGACCACGCTCAGCGACTACGGACGCCCGCGGCGCGGGGGCATCATCGCGGTGAACCTGCGCGACGGCGACATGTTGATCGGTGCGGCCATCACCAACGGCGACCAGGACATCGTGCTGGCCAAGAAGAACGGGCGCTCCATCCGCTTCCACGAGGGCGATGTTCGCGCCATGGGCCGCACCGCCACCGGTGTCAAGGGCACCACGCTGCGCGACAATGACGAAGTAGTGGGCATGGTGGTGGTGAGCCAGGGCGCGACGCTGCTGACCGTCACCGAGAAGGGCTACGGAAAACGCTCGCCGCTCGAGGAGTATCCGGTGAAGGGCCGCGGCGGCATCGGGGTCATCAACATCAAGACCACCGAGCGCAACGGCAAGGTGGTGACCATCCAGGAGGTGAAGGACAACGACCAGATGATGGTGATCACCAAGGACGGCATCGTCATCCGCTGCCCCATTTCGGGCATATCCGTGATTGGCCGCAACACGCAGGGCGTCCGCCTCATCAATCTGGAAGAGGGCGACCGCGTGGTAGACGTTGCACACCTGGCCGTGGAAGAGGAAGACGCATAG
- a CDS encoding DinB family protein gives MPSPLVEAWAMSNEANRYLLKRIPAACLQDSYAPRTRTVAQQFAHMHGVRVRWMQYAAPDLVGRLKTFPRGSTPTKAQLTSALKASEKMIARYLERCEETSAVKHWKGSPSTFLAYMVAHEAHHRGLAMVAMRTNGRKLPKKTVYGQWQWGKTFNER, from the coding sequence ATGCCATCCCCGCTGGTCGAAGCCTGGGCCATGAGCAACGAAGCCAACCGCTACCTGCTCAAGCGTATCCCGGCCGCCTGTCTCCAGGACAGTTATGCGCCGCGCACGCGCACGGTGGCGCAGCAGTTTGCACACATGCACGGGGTCCGCGTGCGCTGGATGCAGTACGCCGCTCCGGACCTGGTGGGCAGGCTCAAGACCTTCCCCCGCGGGAGCACGCCAACCAAAGCGCAGCTGACCAGCGCGTTGAAGGCCTCGGAGAAGATGATCGCACGCTACCTCGAACGGTGTGAAGAGACCAGCGCGGTGAAGCACTGGAAGGGGAGCCCGTCCACGTTCCTCGCCTACATGGTTGCGCACGAGGCGCACCACCGCGGGCTGGCCATGGTGGCCATGCGCACGAACGGCCGCAAGCTCCCGAAGAAGACGGTGTATGGCCAGTGGCAGTGGGGGAAGACGTTCAACGAGCGGTGA
- the hflX gene encoding GTPase HflX: MKRAFEVITRARVERAYLVGVALRGASAEAAHEHLDELEQLAVTAGAEVVGRTVQGRGRIDATTYIGVGKVDELKQICDEWAVNLVVFDDDLSPAQAKNLEKILNVRVIDRTELILDIFARHAKSTQSKIQVELAQLEYSLPRLKSFWQHLERQAGGIGTRGPGETQLEVDRRKIYQRIGNLKRQLKKIDLRREMLRRARGERHIAALIGYTNAGKSTVMRRLTGAQVVVRDQLFATIDTTTRRMNGHNGNGNGNGNHDHDVLLIDTVGFIRKLPDHLRTSFKATLGDTATAELYLHVVDISHPAWEEQMEIADTTVASIDNPGVETIYVFNKVDQVPAEVLEGLQVRFPDAVFVSAASGEGMDALRERIDQFFYGRNVRVEVTLPAGDGKTISLVRRLLHDAHNDYLNDLCVLSGTIESKLMSRLEAIPGTRVRYLM; encoded by the coding sequence GTGAAGCGCGCATTTGAAGTTATCACCCGCGCGCGGGTCGAACGGGCCTACCTCGTGGGAGTCGCCCTCCGGGGTGCCTCCGCCGAAGCCGCGCACGAACACCTCGACGAACTCGAGCAGCTTGCCGTCACGGCGGGCGCCGAAGTGGTCGGCCGTACCGTCCAGGGACGGGGCCGAATCGACGCCACCACCTACATCGGCGTCGGCAAGGTCGACGAACTCAAACAGATCTGCGACGAATGGGCCGTCAACCTGGTCGTCTTCGACGATGACCTCTCGCCCGCTCAGGCCAAGAACCTGGAAAAGATACTCAACGTGCGCGTCATCGACCGCACCGAGCTGATCCTCGATATCTTCGCGCGTCACGCCAAGAGCACGCAGTCCAAGATCCAGGTGGAACTGGCGCAACTGGAGTATTCGCTGCCGCGGCTGAAGTCCTTCTGGCAGCACCTCGAGCGCCAGGCGGGCGGTATCGGCACGCGCGGCCCGGGTGAAACGCAGCTCGAAGTGGACCGCCGCAAGATCTACCAGCGCATCGGCAATCTCAAGCGCCAGCTCAAGAAGATCGACCTTCGGCGCGAAATGCTGCGCCGCGCACGCGGTGAGCGCCACATCGCCGCGCTGATCGGCTACACCAACGCCGGCAAGTCCACCGTGATGCGCCGTCTCACCGGCGCCCAGGTAGTGGTGCGCGACCAGCTCTTCGCCACCATCGACACCACCACGCGCCGCATGAACGGCCACAACGGCAATGGCAACGGAAACGGGAATCACGACCACGACGTCCTGCTGATCGACACCGTGGGTTTCATCCGCAAGCTCCCCGACCACCTCAGGACCAGCTTCAAGGCCACCCTGGGCGACACCGCCACCGCGGAGTTGTACCTGCACGTGGTGGACATCTCTCATCCCGCGTGGGAAGAGCAGATGGAGATTGCCGACACAACCGTGGCCAGCATCGACAACCCCGGTGTGGAAACGATCTACGTGTTCAACAAGGTCGACCAGGTGCCGGCGGAGGTGCTGGAGGGGTTGCAGGTGCGCTTTCCCGACGCGGTGTTCGTTTCCGCGGCGAGCGGAGAGGGCATGGACGCGCTGCGTGAGCGTATCGACCAGTTCTTCTACGGCCGCAACGTGCGCGTGGAGGTAACGCTTCCCGCGGGTGACGGCAAGACCATCTCGCTGGTGCGCCGCCTGCTGCACGACGCCCACAACGACTATCTCAACGATCTGTGCGTGCTCAGCGGCACCATCGAGAGCAAGCTCATGAGCCGCCTCGAAGCCATCCCCGGCACACGCGTCCGCTACCTGATGTAG
- the arsN2 gene encoding arsenic resistance N-acetyltransferase ArsN2 — translation MSLPISHKVAPATEGDLPELRELLASAGLSADGLDDFLATTLISRSRGKIIGCAALEIYAASALLRSVAVDAGWQARGLGAELVEKAMRLAQSRQVNEMFLLTTTAAEYFERHGFARCAREEAPQAMQRSLEFTALCPASAVCMRRTIEPPRPAIRTPRTPREE, via the coding sequence ATGTCACTGCCCATCTCCCACAAGGTCGCGCCCGCCACCGAGGGTGATCTCCCTGAGCTCCGCGAGCTCCTCGCGTCGGCCGGGCTCTCCGCCGACGGCCTGGACGACTTTCTCGCCACCACGCTCATCTCGCGGTCGCGGGGGAAGATTATCGGCTGTGCCGCACTGGAGATCTACGCGGCGTCGGCGCTGCTGCGCTCGGTGGCGGTGGACGCGGGCTGGCAGGCGCGCGGGCTGGGCGCGGAGCTGGTGGAGAAGGCCATGCGGCTGGCGCAGTCGCGTCAGGTGAACGAGATGTTCCTGTTAACCACCACGGCGGCGGAATACTTCGAGCGGCACGGCTTCGCGCGCTGCGCGCGCGAAGAAGCACCCCAGGCCATGCAGCGGTCCCTCGAATTCACCGCGCTGTGCCCGGCGAGTGCGGTGTGCATGCGCCGCACCATCGAGCCGCCGCGCCCGGCAATCCGAACGCCGCGGACGCCCCGCGAGGAGTAG